From the genome of Halostella limicola, one region includes:
- a CDS encoding amidohydrolase, giving the protein MSHDVRNRLSALRREFHRHPEPGWCELRTTARVVDELERIGVDDLAVGEEALAADERMAVPSKDELDEWLARAIREDVRRDVLERTADGHTGVVATLDEGEGPTVGLRVDLDGISLAESDDPGHRPADEGFRSEHDGYMHACGHDAHAAIALGTVEAVKESEFSGTFKAFFQPAEEISGGGKPMVESGLVDDVDYLFALHIGLENPTGTIVAGVRKPLAMAHLTATFEGASAHAGKAPNEGANAMQAMATAVQNAYAIPRHPDGMTRVNFGCVEGGTASNVIAEEITLKGEVRGETTALMEYTRTELERVLYAAAEMHDCDVTVRVTSESPRADSDPELRALVGEVAEGVRGVDTVVPSADFGASEDATYFMERVQSSGGLATYLVVGTDHPTNHHTPTFDVDERSLGIGVDLLADSVVELSRRQP; this is encoded by the coding sequence GTGTCCCACGACGTACGTAACCGGCTGTCGGCTCTGCGGCGGGAGTTCCACCGGCATCCGGAGCCCGGGTGGTGCGAGCTGCGGACCACGGCGCGGGTGGTCGACGAGCTGGAGCGGATCGGGGTCGACGACCTCGCGGTGGGCGAGGAGGCGCTCGCAGCGGACGAGCGGATGGCGGTGCCCTCGAAGGACGAACTGGACGAGTGGCTCGCCCGGGCGATCAGGGAAGACGTCCGCCGGGACGTTCTGGAGCGCACCGCCGACGGGCACACCGGCGTCGTCGCCACGCTCGACGAGGGGGAGGGACCGACCGTCGGCCTCCGGGTCGACCTCGACGGCATCTCGCTCGCGGAGTCGGACGACCCCGGCCACCGACCGGCTGACGAGGGTTTTCGGTCCGAACACGACGGCTACATGCACGCCTGCGGCCACGACGCCCACGCCGCCATCGCCCTCGGGACGGTCGAGGCGGTGAAGGAAAGCGAGTTCTCCGGTACGTTCAAGGCGTTCTTCCAGCCGGCGGAGGAGATCTCCGGCGGCGGCAAGCCAATGGTCGAGAGCGGGCTCGTCGACGACGTCGACTACCTGTTCGCGCTACACATCGGTCTGGAGAACCCGACCGGGACGATCGTCGCGGGGGTCCGGAAGCCGCTCGCGATGGCGCACCTGACCGCCACGTTCGAGGGCGCGAGCGCGCACGCCGGGAAGGCGCCGAACGAGGGGGCGAACGCGATGCAGGCGATGGCGACGGCGGTGCAGAACGCCTACGCCATCCCGCGCCACCCCGACGGGATGACCCGGGTGAACTTCGGCTGCGTCGAGGGCGGCACCGCGAGCAACGTCATCGCCGAGGAGATAACGCTCAAAGGCGAGGTCCGCGGCGAGACGACGGCGCTGATGGAGTACACGAGGACCGAACTCGAACGCGTCCTCTACGCCGCCGCCGAGATGCACGACTGCGACGTCACGGTCAGGGTGACGAGCGAGTCGCCCCGCGCCGATAGCGACCCCGAACTCCGGGCGCTCGTCGGCGAGGTTGCGGAGGGGGTCCGGGGCGTCGACACGGTCGTCCCGAGCGCCGACTTCGGCGCGAGCGAGGACGCGACGTACTTCATGGAGCGCGTGCAGTCGTCGGGCGGCCTCGCGACCTACCTCGTCGTCGGCACCGACCATCCGACGAACCACCACACGCCCACCTTCGACGTGGACGAGCGCAGCCTCGGCATCGGCGTCGACCTGCTCGCCGACAGCGTCGTCGAACTGTCCCGGCGTCAGCCTTGA
- a CDS encoding aspartate aminotransferase family protein — MTAGPPIEELHYDDAPDVDNVPGPKTEQLLQKQREIDSSAVAYPEDIPIAFEEGKGATVRDADGNTFIDLFAGIGVLNVGHANPYVLEAVHEQADKLVHTVDFPSEARLDLIEKLDEIAPSGLRGDSRVVFGGPTGSDAVEASIKLAKYNTGGDGLIAFRGAYHGATPGAMTLTGNKKFKGHYTPLLSDAVHAPYPHPFAQGKEPQEAVDHALEEVQAIVEDPYGGLSNPAGIFVEPIQGEGGVVTPPEGFLQGLRDIADDNGLPLVFDEIQSGLGRSGEWWACDWEGVTPDAMTTAKALGGVGFPLSATIYKEELDTWGSGDHAGTYRGHVVGMRAGLRAIEYIQAHDLLSHAREVGEYIRDRLSEVDATTDRLAEVRGRGLFIGAEFVDADGHPDGDAVDAVQQYCFERGVLVWTAGRHGNVLRLLPPLVITHDLAETALDVVVDAIEHVTAEATGST; from the coding sequence ATGACCGCAGGACCACCGATCGAGGAACTCCACTACGATGATGCGCCGGACGTTGACAACGTCCCCGGACCGAAAACCGAGCAGCTCCTGCAGAAGCAGCGGGAGATAGACAGCAGCGCGGTCGCGTACCCCGAGGACATCCCGATCGCCTTCGAGGAGGGGAAGGGCGCGACGGTGCGGGATGCCGACGGCAACACCTTCATCGACCTCTTTGCCGGCATCGGCGTTCTGAACGTCGGCCACGCGAACCCGTACGTGCTCGAAGCCGTCCACGAGCAGGCCGACAAGCTCGTCCACACGGTGGACTTCCCGAGCGAGGCTCGCCTCGACCTCATCGAGAAGCTCGACGAGATCGCCCCGAGCGGGCTGCGGGGGGACAGCCGCGTCGTCTTCGGCGGGCCGACCGGGAGCGACGCCGTCGAGGCGTCGATCAAGCTCGCGAAGTACAACACCGGTGGCGACGGCCTGATCGCCTTCCGCGGGGCGTATCACGGCGCGACGCCCGGTGCGATGACGCTCACCGGCAACAAGAAGTTCAAGGGTCACTACACGCCGCTGCTCTCGGACGCGGTCCACGCCCCGTACCCGCATCCGTTCGCGCAGGGGAAGGAGCCGCAGGAGGCGGTCGACCACGCCCTCGAGGAGGTTCAAGCGATCGTGGAGGACCCGTACGGCGGCCTCTCCAACCCCGCCGGCATCTTCGTCGAGCCCATTCAGGGGGAGGGCGGCGTCGTCACGCCCCCGGAGGGGTTCCTGCAGGGGCTGCGCGACATCGCGGACGACAACGGGCTCCCTCTGGTCTTCGACGAGATACAGAGCGGCCTCGGCCGCTCCGGCGAGTGGTGGGCCTGCGACTGGGAAGGCGTCACGCCGGACGCGATGACCACGGCGAAAGCGCTCGGCGGCGTCGGGTTCCCGCTGTCGGCGACGATTTACAAGGAGGAACTGGACACCTGGGGGTCCGGCGACCACGCGGGGACGTACCGCGGTCACGTCGTCGGGATGCGGGCCGGCCTCCGAGCCATCGAGTACATTCAGGCGCACGACCTCCTCTCGCACGCCCGGGAGGTCGGCGAGTACATCCGTGACCGCTTGAGCGAGGTCGACGCGACGACCGACCGCCTCGCGGAGGTCCGCGGCCGCGGTCTCTTCATCGGCGCGGAGTTCGTCGACGCGGACGGCCACCCGGACGGCGACGCCGTCGACGCCGTCCAGCAGTACTGCTTCGAGCGCGGCGTGCTGGTCTGGACCGCGGGTCGGCACGGCAACGTCCTGCGCCTGCTCCCGCCGCTCGTGATCACCCACGACCTGGCCGAGACGGCGCTCGACGTGGTCGTCGACGCGATCGAGCACGTCACCGCCGAGGCGACGGGGTCGACCTGA
- a CDS encoding cupredoxin domain-containing protein has protein sequence MDHKDETTDEGTERRAAAATRRTVLSVAAVGGPYAMFAGVHRSTDQESARIELGGETPGWVGRAPADIEGETNPTLTLTAGETYELVWENVDGAPHNVVIVDGEGSELVRSEIISEQGTTQTVEFTASEEMAEYYCEVHPNTMHGDVAVEAETTAESAVETSEGETDEEEEELERPTFDPDVVEEHQGDVATIAVSLGDYDRCDVVIGSQELNYKVGFTAIDGVAAEEDGDGQGGEDAASGDGAGDGGDEEQAGSDGQQDSSDGQQDGSDSGQDDGDAVEADGVVKIAFDSFVAGRGDESGIRAVNEGDRIRNYEHATPELPSPLDPTAYPLEAYVEGELTAYGALLLQPRETVDATPGVAPDGSSPSSSDDFPDHVTRREEVATGDWAVVEVEASGLYATLDDISAFDDESLGYELNIVRTDVPNRRDTIPLEEVSVVTDAENDRFFVVADTDSLQIGAVYETMFTITDANPYVPDGESESVSTSFTVVERSVSFDIDGDALTVPPSETELTGTASVAPGTPLTVMVASTQEIHLREAVQTTVEEDGTWAATVDFSRYVPGMRFVATVPELDARVEGEVVSGE, from the coding sequence ATGGACCACAAGGACGAAACAACCGACGAGGGCACAGAACGACGCGCCGCGGCGGCGACGCGCCGCACGGTACTCTCAGTCGCCGCCGTCGGCGGCCCCTACGCGATGTTCGCCGGCGTCCACCGATCGACCGACCAGGAGAGCGCTCGGATCGAGCTCGGCGGCGAAACGCCCGGGTGGGTCGGCAGAGCGCCCGCCGACATCGAGGGCGAGACGAACCCGACGCTGACGCTGACCGCCGGCGAGACGTACGAGCTCGTCTGGGAGAACGTCGACGGAGCGCCGCACAACGTCGTTATCGTGGACGGCGAGGGCTCCGAACTCGTCCGGAGCGAGATCATCAGCGAACAGGGCACGACCCAGACCGTCGAGTTCACGGCGAGCGAGGAGATGGCGGAGTACTACTGCGAGGTGCATCCGAACACGATGCACGGCGACGTCGCGGTAGAAGCCGAAACGACGGCAGAATCCGCCGTAGAAACGTCCGAAGGGGAAACCGACGAGGAAGAGGAGGAACTGGAACGACCGACGTTCGATCCGGACGTGGTCGAGGAACACCAGGGAGACGTGGCGACGATCGCCGTCTCCCTCGGCGATTACGACCGGTGCGACGTGGTCATCGGGTCACAGGAACTGAACTACAAGGTCGGATTCACCGCCATCGACGGCGTCGCCGCCGAGGAGGACGGAGACGGCCAAGGCGGTGAAGACGCCGCGAGCGGCGACGGAGCAGGGGACGGCGGCGACGAAGAACAGGCGGGAAGCGACGGACAACAAGACAGCAGCGACGGACAACAGGACGGTAGCGATAGCGGACAGGACGACGGCGACGCCGTCGAGGCCGACGGCGTGGTGAAGATAGCATTCGATTCCTTCGTCGCTGGGCGAGGGGACGAGTCCGGGATCAGGGCGGTGAACGAGGGGGATCGGATCCGAAACTACGAGCATGCGACCCCGGAACTTCCGTCACCCCTTGATCCAACTGCCTACCCGCTCGAGGCGTACGTCGAGGGGGAGTTAACGGCCTACGGCGCGTTGCTGCTGCAGCCCCGCGAGACGGTGGATGCGACCCCGGGGGTGGCACCGGACGGGTCGAGTCCCTCGTCATCGGACGACTTCCCCGACCACGTCACTCGGCGCGAAGAGGTCGCGACGGGCGACTGGGCGGTAGTCGAAGTCGAGGCGTCGGGACTGTACGCCACGCTCGACGATATCTCGGCGTTCGACGACGAATCGCTGGGATACGAGCTGAACATCGTACGGACCGACGTACCCAACCGCCGCGACACGATCCCGCTGGAGGAGGTCAGCGTCGTCACGGACGCCGAGAACGATCGCTTCTTCGTCGTCGCGGATACGGACTCACTCCAAATCGGCGCGGTCTACGAGACGATGTTCACCATCACGGACGCCAACCCGTACGTGCCCGACGGCGAGAGCGAGAGCGTTTCGACGTCGTTCACCGTCGTCGAACGGAGCGTCTCCTTCGACATCGACGGGGACGCGCTGACGGTGCCGCCGTCGGAAACGGAACTCACCGGGACGGCGTCGGTCGCACCCGGAACGCCTCTCACGGTGATGGTGGCAAGCACTCAAGAGATCCATCTCCGGGAAGCGGTACAGACCACGGTCGAAGAGGACGGCACGTGGGCCGCGACCGTCGACTTCTCCCGCTACGTTCCCGGTATGCGGTTCGTCGCGACCGTGCCCGAGTTGGACGCCAGGGTGGAAGGGGAGGTCGTGTCGGGGGAATAA
- a CDS encoding acyl-CoA synthetase, which translates to MVSEHNLQDYEDARGSFSWDDLYDAADWDAPERLNVAHETVDRHAEDRSKVALYYHGTDGERETVTFWELSERSNRFANVLDDLIDEGDRVFSYMPRVPEHYVAMIGTLKRGAVWGSVNERFGPDGIAYRLDDCDAKVVVTTPENRDTVGEALEDAPSVEHVIVVSDDGTGVRPGDLSYHGVVDAADREYDAAETGGEDDALLYYTSGTTGPAKGVLHKQRWVAGVAATQKYAVDLQEGDLYWSTGDLGWLTGAINTLGAWFWGASLFTYEGEFDSETWADLLDEYPITVLFSVPTAYRMLRTDDEVLSDASLDLRHALSIGEPLSAGVVEWGEDTLGVTIHDTYGQTETGNMIINNYPSMEVKPGSMGKPLPGIEAAVVDPDAGERLPPGETGEIAQRGDYPCFFAEYWQKPDKTADCFVDGPDGEWYLSGDLAHTDEDGYFWFEGRADDVIISSGYRIGPFEVESSLGEHPAVAEGAVVPKPDEQRGTIVKAYVTLTEDYEPSESLVEEIQTHVKEDLAAHEYPREIEFVEELPKTVTGKIRRTELRDRTEDPTS; encoded by the coding sequence ATGGTCTCCGAACACAACCTACAAGATTACGAGGACGCACGGGGGAGCTTCTCCTGGGACGACCTGTACGACGCGGCCGACTGGGACGCGCCGGAACGACTGAACGTCGCCCACGAGACGGTCGACCGCCACGCCGAGGACCGGTCGAAGGTCGCGCTGTACTACCACGGAACCGACGGGGAGCGCGAGACCGTCACGTTCTGGGAGCTGTCTGAGCGGTCGAACCGGTTCGCGAACGTCCTCGACGACCTGATCGACGAGGGCGACAGGGTGTTCTCCTACATGCCGCGGGTCCCGGAGCACTACGTCGCCATGATCGGGACGCTCAAGCGCGGCGCGGTGTGGGGGTCAGTCAACGAGCGGTTCGGACCGGACGGCATCGCCTATCGCCTGGACGACTGCGACGCGAAGGTCGTCGTCACCACGCCGGAGAACCGCGACACCGTCGGGGAGGCGCTCGAAGACGCTCCGTCCGTCGAACACGTGATCGTGGTCAGCGACGATGGCACCGGAGTCCGGCCGGGCGATCTGAGCTACCACGGCGTCGTCGACGCCGCGGACCGCGAGTACGACGCCGCCGAGACCGGCGGCGAGGACGACGCGCTCCTGTACTACACCTCGGGAACGACCGGTCCCGCGAAGGGCGTGTTGCACAAACAGCGGTGGGTCGCCGGCGTCGCGGCCACCCAGAAGTACGCCGTCGACCTGCAGGAGGGCGACCTCTACTGGTCGACCGGCGACCTCGGCTGGCTCACCGGAGCGATCAACACCCTCGGGGCGTGGTTCTGGGGCGCGTCGCTTTTTACCTACGAGGGCGAGTTCGACTCCGAGACGTGGGCCGACCTCCTCGACGAGTACCCGATCACGGTGCTGTTCTCGGTGCCGACCGCGTACCGCATGCTCCGGACCGACGACGAGGTGCTGTCGGACGCGTCGCTCGACCTCCGGCACGCGCTCTCGATCGGCGAGCCCCTCAGCGCCGGCGTCGTTGAGTGGGGCGAGGACACCCTCGGCGTGACCATCCACGACACCTACGGACAGACGGAGACGGGCAACATGATCATCAACAACTACCCCTCGATGGAGGTCAAACCGGGGTCGATGGGGAAGCCGCTCCCCGGCATCGAGGCCGCCGTGGTCGATCCCGACGCCGGCGAGCGCCTGCCGCCGGGCGAGACCGGCGAGATCGCCCAGCGCGGCGACTACCCCTGCTTCTTCGCCGAATACTGGCAGAAGCCGGACAAGACCGCGGACTGCTTCGTCGACGGGCCGGACGGCGAGTGGTACCTCTCGGGCGACCTCGCGCACACGGACGAGGACGGCTACTTCTGGTTCGAGGGCCGGGCCGACGACGTGATCATCTCCTCCGGCTACCGGATCGGCCCCTTCGAGGTGGAGTCCTCGCTGGGCGAACACCCGGCGGTCGCCGAGGGCGCGGTCGTCCCGAAGCCCGACGAGCAGCGGGGGACCATCGTGAAGGCGTACGTCACCCTCACCGAGGACTACGAGCCCTCGGAGTCGCTCGTCGAGGAGATCCAGACCCACGTCAAGGAGGACCTCGCGGCCCACGAGTACCCCCGGGAGATCGAGTTCGTCGAGGAGCTCCCCAAGACCGTCACCGGGAAGATCCGGCGGACGGAACTGCGCGACCGGACCGAGGACCCGACCAGTTAG
- a CDS encoding SIR2 family NAD-dependent protein deacylase produces MSDPRLRKGARLVRDADEVVLHVGPELLAGTDVPADELAASLWGDPDGSFTMARFEEHPERVWDDWLDFWDDAAAGPASADPRPVHERVAELVADGHVSSVLTENVFGQLRAAGVPEEDSIEFHGRADLARCEYCERTFDVAPERTTGHRRCHACGGTLGPGVVLAGEPPARHDRLAAYARAEKCDVYVAAGTRLSVDPTAENAEHAVESGAGLLVIGERPTPMDGAADYRIREDPASALARLRDAVAILQ; encoded by the coding sequence ATGAGCGATCCTCGGCTGCGAAAGGGCGCTCGCCTGGTCCGCGACGCCGACGAGGTGGTCCTGCACGTCGGGCCGGAGCTGCTCGCCGGGACCGACGTTCCGGCGGACGAACTGGCGGCGTCGCTCTGGGGCGACCCCGACGGCTCGTTCACGATGGCGCGGTTCGAGGAGCACCCCGAACGCGTCTGGGACGACTGGCTCGATTTCTGGGACGACGCGGCCGCGGGCCCGGCGAGCGCCGACCCGCGACCGGTCCACGAGCGCGTCGCCGAACTGGTCGCGGACGGTCACGTCTCGTCGGTCCTCACCGAGAACGTCTTCGGCCAGCTTCGGGCCGCCGGCGTGCCCGAGGAGGACAGCATCGAGTTCCACGGCCGGGCCGACCTCGCCCGCTGCGAGTACTGCGAGCGGACGTTCGACGTGGCGCCGGAGCGGACAACCGGTCATCGCCGGTGTCACGCGTGCGGCGGGACGCTGGGTCCCGGCGTCGTGCTCGCGGGCGAGCCGCCGGCGCGACACGACCGACTGGCCGCCTACGCCCGCGCCGAGAAGTGCGACGTCTACGTCGCCGCGGGGACGCGGCTCTCGGTCGATCCGACCGCTGAGAACGCCGAGCACGCGGTCGAGTCGGGGGCCGGCCTCCTCGTGATCGGCGAACGGCCCACGCCGATGGACGGGGCCGCCGACTACCGCATCCGAGAGGACCCCGCCAGCGCGCTGGCGCGGTTGCGCGACGCGGTAGCGATCCTGCAATGA
- a CDS encoding phosphopantetheine adenylyltransferase, with protein MRVVVAGTFGPIHDGHRALFTEALERGDEGVVVGLTSDALARSSREREVPPFEERRERVRAEFDRLDEWDRDVEIRRIDDERGFAATDPTLDAIVVSPETDEAVASINRRREENGMNPLTQIVVPHVLADDGDPISSTRIVRGEIDEHGNAE; from the coding sequence ATGCGAGTCGTCGTCGCCGGGACGTTCGGACCGATCCACGACGGGCACCGCGCGCTGTTCACCGAGGCGCTGGAACGCGGCGACGAGGGCGTCGTGGTGGGTCTCACCAGCGACGCGCTCGCCCGCTCGTCGCGCGAGCGCGAAGTGCCGCCGTTCGAGGAGCGGCGGGAGCGCGTGCGCGCGGAGTTCGACCGGCTCGACGAGTGGGACCGAGACGTCGAGATCCGGCGGATCGACGACGAGCGCGGGTTCGCCGCGACCGACCCGACGCTCGACGCGATCGTCGTCTCGCCCGAGACCGACGAGGCGGTCGCGTCGATCAACCGCCGCCGCGAGGAAAACGGGATGAATCCGCTGACCCAGATCGTCGTCCCGCACGTCCTCGCCGACGACGGCGACCCGATCTCCTCGACGCGTATCGTTCGCGGCGAGATAGACGAGCACGGCAACGCCGAGTGA
- a CDS encoding DUF7344 domain-containing protein: MPLGSATTTASLPLDDVLDCLSNERRRLTIEIIHDTDGPLSLSEVAERVAARQYGVERAALTSDQRKCVYTGLYQAHMSKLTEVDAVAFDDREKTISPAENTPALARTISRLRSQFDAG, translated from the coding sequence ATGCCCCTAGGATCGGCGACCACCACAGCCTCGCTCCCGCTCGACGACGTCCTCGACTGCCTCAGCAACGAACGCCGCCGCCTCACGATCGAGATAATCCACGACACCGATGGTCCTCTCTCGCTCTCCGAGGTCGCCGAGCGCGTCGCGGCCCGTCAGTACGGCGTCGAGAGGGCGGCGCTGACGAGCGACCAGCGCAAGTGCGTGTACACGGGCCTCTATCAGGCCCACATGAGCAAGCTGACCGAGGTCGACGCGGTCGCGTTCGACGACCGCGAGAAGACCATCTCGCCGGCGGAGAACACGCCGGCGCTGGCGCGGACGATCAGTCGGCTCCGGTCGCAGTTCGACGCCGGCTGA
- a CDS encoding helix-turn-helix domain-containing protein — MSATTTASHVSLPNDVESPRAKLVYLYLQVAGEATATELRETLGVSKLAALGVLDSLESSGHVRRTENGYACS; from the coding sequence ATGTCCGCAACGACCACCGCGTCGCACGTCTCGCTTCCGAACGACGTAGAATCGCCCCGAGCGAAACTCGTCTATCTGTACCTCCAGGTCGCCGGGGAGGCCACGGCCACCGAGCTCCGGGAGACGCTTGGCGTATCGAAACTCGCGGCGCTCGGCGTCCTCGATTCGCTCGAATCGAGCGGGCACGTCCGTCGGACGGAGAACGGGTATGCCTGCAGCTGA